The following proteins are co-located in the Pseudomonas fluorescens genome:
- a CDS encoding LysR family transcriptional regulator: protein MRFTLRQLQVFVAVAQQESVSRAAGLLALSQSAASTSITELERQSSCQLFDRAGKRLSLNALGHQLLPQAVALLDQAKEIEDLLNGKSGFGSLAVGATLTIGNYLATLLIGSFMQQHPESQVKLHVQNTANIVHQVAHYEIDLGLIEGDCSHPDIEVQTWVEDELVVFCAPQHHLAKRGVATMEELTHEAWILREQGSGTRLTFDQAMRHHRSALNIRLELEHTEAIKRAVESGLGIGCISRLALRDAFRRGSLVPVETPDLDLARQFYFIWHKQKYQTSAMREFLELCRAFTAGVQRSDEIVLPSIA, encoded by the coding sequence ATGCGATTTACTCTACGTCAACTGCAAGTCTTCGTCGCCGTCGCCCAGCAGGAAAGCGTCTCACGCGCTGCTGGCCTTCTGGCCTTGTCTCAATCCGCCGCCAGCACCTCGATTACCGAGCTGGAGCGTCAATCCAGCTGCCAATTATTCGACCGCGCGGGCAAACGCCTGAGCCTCAACGCCCTCGGCCACCAGCTATTGCCCCAGGCCGTGGCGCTGCTGGACCAGGCCAAGGAGATCGAAGACCTGCTCAACGGCAAGTCCGGCTTCGGCTCGCTGGCGGTCGGCGCCACCCTGACCATCGGCAATTACCTGGCCACTCTGCTGATCGGCAGCTTCATGCAGCAGCATCCCGAGAGCCAGGTGAAGCTGCATGTGCAGAACACTGCGAATATCGTGCACCAGGTCGCACACTACGAAATTGACCTGGGTCTAATTGAAGGCGACTGCAGCCACCCGGACATCGAGGTGCAAACCTGGGTCGAAGACGAGTTGGTGGTGTTTTGTGCGCCCCAGCATCACTTGGCCAAACGCGGCGTGGCGACCATGGAAGAGCTGACCCACGAAGCGTGGATCCTGCGCGAACAAGGTTCAGGCACTCGGCTGACGTTTGACCAAGCCATGCGCCATCACCGCAGCGCGCTGAATATCCGCCTGGAACTGGAACACACCGAGGCGATCAAGCGTGCCGTGGAATCCGGGTTGGGCATTGGCTGTATTTCCCGGCTGGCGCTGCGTGATGCGTTCCGCCGTGGCAGTTTGGTCCCAGTCGAAACCCCCGACCTGGACCTGGCCCGGCAGTTCTACTTCATCTGGCATAAACAGAAGTACCAGACCTCGGCGATGCGCGAGTTTCTGGAGCTGTGCCGCGCCTTCACCGCCGGGGTTCAGCGCAGCGACGAGATCGTGCTGCCGAGCATTGCCTGA
- the rimO gene encoding 30S ribosomal protein S12 methylthiotransferase RimO produces MSTTIAKANPKVGFVSLGCPKALVDSERILTQLRMEGYDVVSTYQDADVVVVNTCGFIDSAKAESLEVIGEAIKENGKVIVTGCMGVEEGNIRNVHPSVLAVTGPQQYEQVVNAVHQVVPPRQDHNPLIDLVPPQGIKLTPRHYAYLKISEGCNHSCSFCIIPSMRGKLVSRPVGDVLDEAQRLVKSGVKELLVISQDTSAYGVDVKYRTGFWNGAPVKTRMTELCEALSSLGVWVRLHYVYPYPHVDELIPLMAAGKILPYLDIPFQHASPKILKAMKRPAFEDKTLARIKNWREICPELIIRSTFIVGFPGETEEDFQYLLDWLTEAQLDRVGCFQYSPVEGAPANLLDAAIVPDDVKQDRWERFMAHQQAISSARLQLRIGKEIEVLIDEVDEQGAVGRCFFDAPEIDGNVFIDDASGLKPGDKVWCTVTDADEYDLWAEKRD; encoded by the coding sequence ATGTCCACCACCATCGCAAAAGCCAACCCAAAGGTCGGCTTTGTATCCCTGGGTTGCCCGAAGGCTCTCGTTGACTCCGAGCGCATCCTCACGCAACTGCGTATGGAAGGCTATGACGTCGTGTCCACTTATCAGGACGCCGACGTGGTGGTGGTCAACACCTGCGGTTTCATCGACTCGGCAAAGGCTGAGTCGTTGGAAGTGATCGGTGAAGCGATCAAGGAAAACGGCAAGGTCATCGTGACCGGCTGCATGGGCGTGGAAGAAGGCAATATCCGCAACGTGCACCCAAGCGTGCTGGCCGTAACCGGCCCGCAGCAGTACGAGCAAGTGGTCAACGCCGTGCACCAGGTGGTGCCGCCTCGCCAGGACCACAACCCACTGATCGACCTGGTGCCGCCGCAAGGCATCAAGCTGACGCCGCGCCACTATGCGTACCTGAAGATTTCCGAAGGCTGCAACCACAGCTGCAGCTTCTGCATCATCCCGTCGATGCGCGGCAAGCTGGTCAGCCGCCCGGTCGGCGACGTGCTCGACGAAGCCCAGCGTCTGGTCAAATCCGGCGTGAAAGAGCTGTTGGTGATCTCCCAGGACACCAGCGCCTACGGCGTCGATGTGAAATACCGCACCGGCTTCTGGAACGGCGCGCCGGTGAAAACCCGCATGACCGAACTCTGCGAAGCCTTGAGCAGCCTGGGCGTATGGGTGCGCCTGCACTACGTTTACCCGTACCCGCACGTGGACGAGCTGATCCCACTGATGGCCGCCGGCAAGATCCTGCCGTACCTGGACATCCCGTTCCAGCACGCCAGCCCGAAAATCCTCAAGGCCATGAAACGCCCAGCCTTCGAAGACAAGACCCTGGCGCGCATCAAGAACTGGCGCGAGATCTGCCCTGAGCTGATCATCCGTTCGACCTTCATCGTCGGCTTCCCTGGCGAGACCGAAGAAGACTTCCAGTACCTGCTGGACTGGCTGACCGAAGCCCAACTCGACCGCGTCGGTTGCTTCCAGTACTCGCCGGTAGAAGGCGCGCCAGCCAACCTGCTGGACGCAGCCATCGTTCCAGACGACGTCAAGCAGGACCGTTGGGAGCGCTTCATGGCCCATCAACAGGCCATCAGCTCGGCACGCCTGCAACTGCGTATCGGCAAGGAAATCGAAGTGCTGATCGACGAAGTCGACGAGCAAGGCGCCGTTGGCCGTTGCTTCTTCGATGCGCCGGAAATCGACGGTAACGTGTTTATCGACGATGCCAGCGGCCTGAAGCCGGGCGACAAGGTCTGGTGCACGGTGACGGATGCCGACGAATACGACCTGTGGGCTGAAAAGCGCGATTAA
- a CDS encoding potassium transporter Kup has product MGQANSQAAGAEHSNAKPIGMLVAAVGVVYGDIGTSPLYTLKEVFTGGYGVQVNHDGVFGILALIFWSLVWVVSIKYVLFILRADNQGEGGIMALTALARRAASPYPKLRSVLVILGLIGAALFYGDSMITPAISVLSAVEGLELAFDGIERWVVPLSLVVLVGLFLIQKHGTDRIGKLFGPVMVVWFLVLGGLGVHGILQHPEVLNALNPVWGVRFFVSHPGMGVAILGAVVLALTGAEALYADMGHFGRKPIARAWFALVLPALVLNYFGQGALLLENPEAARNPFYLLAPEWALVPLVALSTLATVIASQAVISGAFSLTRQAIQLGYIPRMHIQHTSSAEQGQIYIGAVNWSLMVGVILLVLGFESSNALASAYGVAVTGTMLITSILVSAVMLLLWKWPPVLAIPVLIGFLLVDGLFFAANVPKIVQGGAFPVLAGIVLFILMTTWKRGKELLMDRLDEGGLPLPIFISSIRVQPPHRVQGTAVFLTARPDAVPHALLHNLLHNQVLHEQVVMLTVVYEDIPRVPASRRFEVDAYGEGFFRVILHFGFTDEPDVPEALKLCHLDDLDFSPMRTTYFLSRETVIASRIKGMARWRESLFAFMLKNANGNLRFFKLPVNRVIELGTQVEM; this is encoded by the coding sequence ATGGGTCAGGCAAATAGTCAGGCAGCAGGTGCCGAGCATTCCAATGCAAAGCCGATCGGCATGTTGGTGGCGGCAGTCGGGGTGGTTTACGGCGATATCGGTACCAGTCCGCTCTATACCCTTAAAGAAGTGTTTACAGGTGGTTATGGGGTTCAAGTCAATCACGACGGGGTCTTTGGCATTCTGGCGCTGATTTTCTGGTCGCTGGTGTGGGTCGTGTCGATCAAGTACGTGCTGTTTATCCTGCGCGCGGACAACCAGGGCGAAGGCGGCATCATGGCCCTGACGGCGCTGGCGCGACGGGCGGCGTCGCCGTACCCCAAGTTGCGTTCGGTGCTGGTGATCCTCGGCTTGATCGGTGCGGCGCTGTTCTACGGCGATAGCATGATTACCCCGGCGATCTCGGTATTGTCGGCGGTTGAGGGCCTGGAACTGGCCTTTGACGGGATTGAACGTTGGGTGGTGCCGCTGTCGCTGGTGGTGCTGGTGGGGCTGTTCCTGATCCAGAAACACGGCACTGACCGCATCGGCAAGCTGTTCGGGCCGGTGATGGTGGTGTGGTTCCTGGTGCTGGGCGGTCTTGGCGTGCACGGCATCCTGCAACATCCCGAGGTGCTCAATGCGCTGAACCCCGTGTGGGGCGTGCGTTTCTTTGTGTCCCATCCGGGCATGGGCGTCGCGATTCTTGGCGCCGTGGTGCTGGCCTTGACCGGTGCCGAAGCGCTGTACGCCGACATGGGCCACTTCGGCCGCAAGCCGATCGCCCGCGCCTGGTTCGCGCTGGTGCTGCCGGCGCTGGTGCTCAACTACTTCGGCCAGGGCGCGTTGCTGCTGGAAAACCCCGAAGCGGCGCGCAACCCGTTCTACTTGCTCGCGCCGGAATGGGCCTTGGTGCCATTGGTCGCGCTGTCGACCCTGGCCACCGTGATTGCATCCCAGGCGGTGATTTCCGGCGCGTTCTCGCTGACGCGTCAGGCGATCCAGTTGGGTTACATCCCGCGCATGCATATCCAGCACACCTCCAGCGCCGAGCAAGGCCAGATCTACATCGGCGCGGTGAACTGGTCGTTGATGGTCGGCGTGATCCTGCTGGTGCTCGGCTTCGAATCCTCCAATGCCCTGGCCTCCGCCTACGGCGTGGCAGTCACCGGCACCATGTTGATTACCAGCATCCTGGTGTCGGCGGTGATGCTGCTGCTCTGGAAGTGGCCACCGGTGCTGGCGATTCCGGTGCTGATCGGCTTCCTGTTGGTGGACGGCCTGTTCTTTGCCGCCAACGTGCCGAAGATTGTCCAGGGGGGCGCCTTCCCGGTACTGGCGGGGATTGTGCTGTTTATCCTGATGACCACCTGGAAGCGCGGCAAGGAACTGCTGATGGACCGCCTCGACGAAGGTGGCCTGCCGTTGCCGATCTTTATCAGCAGTATTCGCGTGCAACCGCCCCATCGCGTGCAGGGCACCGCAGTGTTCCTCACCGCGCGCCCGGACGCCGTGCCCCACGCGCTGTTGCATAACCTGCTGCACAACCAGGTGTTGCATGAGCAGGTGGTGATGCTGACGGTGGTCTATGAAGATATTCCGCGCGTGCCAGCCTCTCGGCGGTTCGAGGTGGATGCGTACGGGGAAGGGTTCTTCCGGGTGATCCTGCACTTCGGTTTTACCGATGAGCCGGACGTGCCCGAAGCCCTGAAACTGTGCCACCTGGACGATCTGGATTTCAGCCCGATGCGCACCACGTACTTCCTCAGCCGCGAAACGGTGATCGCCTCGCGTATCAAGGGCATGGCCCGCTGGCGGGAAAGTCTGTTTGCGTTCATGTTGAAGAACGCTAACGGTAACCTGCGCTTCTTCAAGCTCCCGGTAAACCGAGTGATCGAGCTGGGCACCCAGGTCGAAATGTAA
- the tsaA gene encoding tRNA (N6-threonylcarbamoyladenosine(37)-N6)-methyltransferase TrmO, with amino-acid sequence MSYQVSPVGFVRSCFKEKFAIPRQPQLAPAARGVLELVAPFDQGEAVQGLEQVSHVWLLFLFHQALEDKPRLKVRPPRLGGNTSMGVFATRATHRPNGIGQSVVKLDKVEPGRLWISGIDLLDGTPVLDIKPYVPYADIIDSATNRIASSAPQLIPVQWLKTALLQAQGHAQRLDEPLVALIEQCLAQDPRPAYQTPGPEREYGAQFWDVDVRWHYPEAGVICVLEVVPAK; translated from the coding sequence ATGAGTTACCAGGTCTCGCCCGTCGGCTTCGTGCGCTCCTGCTTCAAGGAGAAGTTCGCCATCCCGCGCCAGCCGCAACTGGCCCCGGCCGCCCGTGGCGTGCTGGAGTTGGTGGCGCCGTTCGACCAGGGCGAGGCGGTGCAGGGCCTGGAACAGGTCAGCCATGTCTGGTTGCTGTTTTTGTTCCACCAGGCTCTGGAAGACAAGCCTCGGCTCAAAGTGCGCCCGCCACGCCTGGGCGGCAATACCTCCATGGGTGTATTTGCCACCCGCGCCACCCACCGCCCCAACGGCATCGGCCAGTCAGTGGTCAAGCTGGACAAGGTTGAGCCAGGCCGGCTGTGGATTTCCGGGATTGATTTGCTTGATGGCACGCCAGTGCTGGATATCAAGCCGTACGTGCCGTATGCCGACATCATCGACAGCGCCACCAACCGCATCGCGAGCAGCGCGCCGCAGTTGATTCCGGTGCAGTGGCTGAAGACCGCCCTGCTCCAGGCCCAAGGCCACGCTCAGCGCCTTGACGAGCCATTGGTGGCGTTGATCGAGCAGTGCCTGGCACAGGACCCACGGCCGGCGTATCAGACGCCGGGGCCTGAGCGTGAATACGGGGCGCAGTTCTGGGATGTGGATGTGCGCTGGCACTATCCGGAGGCGGGCGTGATCTGTGTGCTGGAAGTGGTTCCAGCCAAATAA
- a CDS encoding rRNA pseudouridine synthase: MTDPIRLSKRLIELVGCSRREAELFIEGGWVSVDGEVIDEPQFKVTTQKVELDPEAKATAPEPVTILLHAPVGVDAETAMASISAETLSEEHRFSKRPLKGHFLRLTASADLQAKASGLLVFTQDWKILRKLTADAAKIEQEYVVEVEGDMVAHGLNRLNHGLTYKGKELPAVKASWQNENRLRFAMKNPQPGVIALFCEAVGLKVIAIRRIRIGGVSIGKVPVGQWRYLSGKEKF, encoded by the coding sequence ATGACTGACCCCATACGCCTTTCCAAACGCCTTATTGAACTGGTCGGTTGCTCCCGGCGGGAGGCTGAGCTGTTTATCGAAGGCGGCTGGGTCTCGGTGGACGGCGAAGTGATTGACGAACCGCAGTTCAAGGTCACCACCCAGAAGGTCGAGCTCGACCCTGAGGCCAAGGCCACCGCGCCGGAGCCGGTGACGATTCTGTTGCATGCGCCGGTAGGCGTGGACGCCGAAACGGCGATGGCCTCGATCAGCGCCGAGACCCTGTCCGAAGAACACCGCTTCAGCAAACGCCCGCTCAAAGGCCACTTTCTGCGCCTGACCGCCAGTGCCGACCTGCAAGCCAAGGCCAGCGGCCTGCTGGTGTTCACCCAGGACTGGAAGATTCTGCGCAAGTTGACCGCCGATGCCGCCAAAATCGAGCAGGAATACGTGGTGGAGGTCGAAGGCGACATGGTTGCCCACGGCCTCAATCGCCTGAACCACGGCCTGACCTATAAAGGCAAAGAGCTGCCGGCCGTTAAAGCCAGCTGGCAGAACGAAAACCGCCTGCGCTTCGCGATGAAAAACCCGCAACCGGGCGTAATCGCTCTGTTCTGCGAGGCGGTTGGCCTGAAAGTCATCGCCATCCGCCGTATTCGCATTGGCGGCGTGTCCATCGGCAAAGTGCCAGTGGGCCAATGGCGTTACCTGTCCGGCAAAGAGAAGTTCTAA
- a CDS encoding diacylglycerol kinase, whose amino-acid sequence MSPFKGQTGIKRIFNAGSYSLDGLRAAFTGEAAFRQLVLLNVILIPLSFFLHVSRVERALLIAVCLLALIVELLNSAVEAAIDRISLDRHPLSKNAKDMGSAAQFVALTMITLVWAVILI is encoded by the coding sequence ATGTCGCCTTTCAAGGGTCAAACCGGTATCAAACGTATCTTCAACGCAGGGAGCTATTCCCTGGATGGCCTGCGCGCGGCTTTCACCGGCGAGGCGGCATTCCGTCAGTTGGTGTTGCTGAATGTCATCCTGATCCCGTTGAGCTTTTTCCTGCACGTCAGCCGCGTCGAGCGCGCTTTGCTGATCGCGGTGTGCCTGCTGGCGTTGATCGTCGAGTTGCTCAACTCAGCCGTAGAAGCGGCGATCGACCGCATCTCGCTCGACCGTCACCCGTTGTCGAAAAACGCCAAAGACATGGGCAGCGCCGCGCAATTCGTGGCACTGACCATGATCACCCTGGTGTGGGCCGTGATCCTGATCTGA
- the fpr gene encoding ferredoxin-NADP reductase — protein sequence MSNMNHERVLSVHHWNDTLFSFKCTRDPGLRFENGQFVMIGLQQPNGRPLMRAYSIASPNWEEHLEFFSIKVPDGPLTSQLQHLKEGDEIIISKKPTGTLVLDDLKPGKHLYLLSTGTGLAPFMSVIQDPETYERFEKVILCHGVRYVNEVAYREFITEHLPQNEFFGEALRDKLIYYPTVTREPFENEGRLTDLMRSGKLFRDIGLPPINPEDDRAMLCGSPSMLDETSEVLNSFGLKVSPRMREPGDYLIERAFVEK from the coding sequence ATGAGCAACATGAACCACGAGCGTGTCCTCAGTGTTCATCACTGGAACGACACCCTGTTCAGCTTCAAGTGCACCCGTGATCCGGGCCTGCGCTTCGAGAACGGTCAGTTCGTGATGATCGGCCTGCAACAGCCCAACGGCCGCCCGCTCATGCGTGCTTACTCCATTGCCAGCCCGAACTGGGAAGAGCATCTGGAGTTCTTCAGCATCAAGGTGCCCGATGGCCCGCTGACTTCCCAATTGCAGCACTTGAAGGAAGGCGACGAGATCATCATCAGCAAAAAACCGACAGGCACCCTGGTGCTTGACGATTTGAAGCCGGGCAAACACCTGTACCTGCTCAGCACCGGTACTGGCCTCGCTCCATTCATGAGCGTGATCCAGGACCCGGAAACCTACGAGCGCTTCGAAAAAGTGATCCTGTGCCACGGCGTGCGTTACGTCAACGAAGTCGCCTACCGCGAATTCATCACCGAGCACCTGCCGCAGAACGAGTTCTTCGGCGAGGCGCTGCGTGACAAGTTGATCTACTACCCGACCGTGACCCGCGAGCCGTTCGAAAACGAAGGCCGCCTGACCGACCTGATGCGCAGCGGCAAGCTGTTCCGCGACATCGGCCTGCCTCCGATCAACCCGGAAGACGACCGCGCCATGCTGTGCGGCAGCCCAAGCATGTTGGACGAGACCAGCGAAGTGCTGAACAGCTTCGGTCTGAAGGTTTCGCCGCGTATGCGTGAGCCGGGTGACTACTTGATCGAGCGCGCGTTCGTCGAGAAGTAA
- a CDS encoding NADH:flavin oxidoreductase/NADH oxidase yields the protein MSQLLEPYTLRQLTLLNRIAVSPMCQYSAEDGLANDWHLVHLGSRAVGGAGLIFTEATAVTAEGRITAQDLGLWNDAQIEPLQRITRFIAAQGAVAGIQLAHAGRKASTHRPWIGKHGSVKPEDGGWVPVGPSPIAFDPNHTQPKALDEAQIQSVIGDFVAAAKRALTAGFEVVEIHAAHGYLLHQFLSPISNQRQDHYGGSFENRIRLVLEVTKAVREVWPQELPLFVRVSATDWVEDGWNPDETVELARRLKDLGVDLIDVSSGGTAANAEIPVGPGYQTRFAERVRKESGIATGTVGMITEPAQAEHILRTCQADIIFLARELLRDPYWPLHADDDLGGRKAIWPAQYQRATHRDQPIHESDLRD from the coding sequence ATGAGTCAGCTGCTCGAACCCTATACCCTGCGCCAATTGACTTTGCTCAACCGGATTGCCGTGTCGCCGATGTGCCAGTATTCAGCCGAGGATGGCCTGGCCAATGACTGGCACCTGGTGCACCTGGGCAGTCGCGCCGTCGGCGGCGCCGGGCTGATTTTCACCGAAGCCACCGCCGTGACCGCAGAGGGCCGCATCACCGCCCAGGACCTGGGCTTGTGGAACGACGCACAGATCGAGCCGTTGCAACGCATTACGCGCTTTATTGCCGCCCAAGGCGCGGTCGCGGGTATTCAATTGGCCCATGCCGGGCGCAAGGCCAGCACTCACCGGCCATGGATCGGCAAGCATGGCAGCGTCAAGCCGGAAGACGGCGGTTGGGTGCCGGTAGGCCCTTCGCCAATTGCCTTTGACCCGAATCACACCCAGCCCAAAGCCTTGGACGAAGCGCAGATCCAGAGCGTGATTGGCGACTTTGTGGCCGCCGCCAAGCGTGCACTGACCGCCGGGTTTGAAGTGGTGGAAATCCACGCTGCGCACGGTTATCTACTGCACCAATTCCTGTCGCCGATCAGCAACCAGCGTCAGGACCACTACGGTGGTTCGTTTGAAAATCGCATCCGCCTGGTGCTGGAAGTGACCAAGGCCGTGCGCGAGGTCTGGCCGCAGGAACTGCCGCTGTTTGTGCGGGTTTCGGCCACTGACTGGGTGGAAGACGGCTGGAACCCCGATGAAACCGTGGAACTGGCGCGTCGCCTCAAAGACCTGGGGGTGGACCTGATCGACGTATCCTCCGGCGGCACTGCCGCCAATGCCGAAATCCCGGTGGGCCCGGGTTACCAGACGCGCTTTGCCGAGCGTGTGCGCAAAGAATCGGGTATCGCGACCGGCACGGTGGGCATGATCACCGAACCGGCCCAGGCCGAGCATATCCTGCGCACCTGCCAGGCGGACATTATCTTCCTGGCCCGTGAGTTGTTGCGTGATCCGTATTGGCCGCTGCATGCCGACGATGACTTGGGCGGGCGCAAGGCGATCTGGCCAGCGCAATACCAACGGGCGACCCACCGCGATCAGCCGATTCATGAGTCTGACCTGAGGGATTGA
- a CDS encoding YehS family protein, protein MIHNDVLRSVRYMLDISDNKMVEIIKLGGMDVTKEDLLTYLKKDEEEGFVFCPDDVMAHFLDGLVIFKRGKDETRPPQPIETPVTNNIILKKLRVAFELKEDDMHAILKAAEFPVSKPELSALFRKFGHTNYRTCGDQLLRNFLKGLTLRVRA, encoded by the coding sequence ATGATTCACAACGACGTACTGCGCAGCGTGCGCTACATGCTCGACATCAGCGACAACAAGATGGTCGAGATCATCAAACTCGGCGGCATGGACGTGACCAAGGAAGACCTGCTGACCTACCTCAAGAAAGATGAGGAAGAAGGTTTTGTATTCTGCCCGGACGACGTCATGGCTCACTTCCTTGATGGCCTGGTGATCTTCAAGCGCGGCAAGGACGAAACGCGTCCGCCGCAGCCGATCGAAACCCCGGTGACCAACAACATCATCCTGAAGAAGCTGCGCGTTGCCTTCGAACTGAAAGAAGACGACATGCACGCCATCCTCAAGGCCGCCGAGTTCCCGGTGTCCAAGCCTGAGCTCAGCGCGCTGTTCCGCAAGTTCGGCCATACCAACTACCGCACCTGCGGTGACCAGTTGCTGCGTAACTTCCTCAAGGGCCTGACCCTGCGGGTTCGTGCGTAA
- a CDS encoding GNAT family N-acetyltransferase has protein sequence MRQHSVIHTPKISDFAQLAQIWEASVRATHDFLPDSYIVLLKELVLSRYLDAVMLICTKDARQRITGFAGVAAGKVEMLFIDPQHRGQGLGRQLLRYAIEHMNAEVLDVNEQNPQALGFYFKQGFEVIGRAEHDGLGQPYPLLHMRLRQQQRRSG, from the coding sequence ATGCGTCAGCATTCGGTTATCCACACACCTAAAATCAGCGACTTCGCGCAATTGGCGCAGATCTGGGAAGCGTCCGTGCGCGCAACCCACGACTTCTTGCCGGACAGTTACATCGTGCTGCTTAAGGAACTGGTGCTGAGCCGCTACCTGGACGCCGTCATGCTGATCTGCACCAAAGACGCGCGCCAGCGTATTACCGGGTTTGCCGGGGTAGCGGCGGGTAAAGTCGAGATGCTGTTTATCGACCCGCAGCACCGCGGCCAGGGCTTGGGCCGACAATTGCTGCGCTATGCGATCGAGCACATGAACGCCGAGGTATTGGACGTCAACGAACAGAACCCCCAGGCCCTGGGCTTTTACTTCAAGCAGGGCTTTGAGGTGATCGGACGCGCGGAGCATGATGGCCTGGGCCAACCGTACCCGTTGCTGCATATGCGCTTGCGCCAACAGCAACGGCGCAGTGGCTGA
- the erdR gene encoding response regulator transcription factor ErdR, whose protein sequence is MATYEILIADDHPLFRSALHQAVTLGLGPDVRLVEVASIAELEARLTEKSDWDLVLLDLNMPGAYGFSGLVLLRGQYPQIPVVMVSAQEDADVVVRSKEFGASGFIPKSSAMEDIQNAVRKVLDGDVSWPPQAFEEINVSDEAKAARDGLASLTPQQFRVLTMVCEGLLNKQIAYELSVSEATIKAHVTAIFRKLGVRTRTQAALLLQQLESISQH, encoded by the coding sequence ATGGCCACATACGAAATCCTGATAGCCGATGACCATCCGCTGTTTCGCAGTGCGCTGCACCAGGCCGTGACCCTGGGCCTTGGTCCGGACGTGCGCCTGGTTGAAGTGGCCAGCATTGCCGAGCTGGAAGCGCGCCTCACCGAGAAATCCGACTGGGACCTGGTGCTGCTCGACCTCAACATGCCGGGTGCCTACGGTTTTTCGGGGCTGGTGCTGTTGCGCGGGCAATACCCGCAAATTCCGGTGGTGATGGTCTCGGCCCAGGAGGACGCCGACGTGGTGGTGCGCTCCAAGGAGTTTGGCGCCAGTGGCTTTATTCCCAAGTCGAGTGCCATGGAAGACATCCAGAACGCCGTTCGCAAGGTGTTGGATGGCGATGTGTCCTGGCCGCCGCAAGCGTTTGAAGAAATCAACGTGTCCGACGAAGCCAAGGCCGCTCGCGATGGCCTTGCCAGCCTGACGCCCCAGCAGTTTCGGGTATTGACCATGGTCTGCGAAGGTTTGCTGAACAAGCAGATTGCGTATGAGCTCAGCGTGTCGGAAGCGACCATCAAGGCCCATGTCACTGCGATCTTCCGCAAATTAGGGGTGCGTACGCGCACCCAGGCGGCGCTGCTCTTGCAACAACTTGAGTCAATTTCGCAGCATTAA